The following proteins come from a genomic window of Streptomyces sp. GS7:
- the infA gene encoding translation initiation factor IF-1, whose product MAKKQGAIEIEGTVIESLPNAMFKVELQNGHKVLAHISGKMRMHYIRILPDDRVVVELSPYDLTRGRIVYRYK is encoded by the coding sequence GTGGCCAAGAAGCAAGGTGCCATCGAGATCGAGGGCACCGTGATCGAGTCTCTGCCGAACGCCATGTTCAAGGTGGAGCTCCAGAACGGTCACAAGGTCCTCGCGCACATCAGCGGCAAGATGCGGATGCACTACATCCGTATCCTCCCGGATGACCGGGTTGTGGTGGAGCTTTCTCCCTACGACCTGACGCGTGGCCGGATCGTCTACCGCTACAAGTAG
- the rpmJ gene encoding 50S ribosomal protein L36, with protein sequence MKVKPSVKKICDKCKVIRRHGRVMVICDNLRHKQRQG encoded by the coding sequence ATGAAGGTCAAGCCGAGCGTCAAGAAGATCTGCGACAAGTGCAAGGTGATCCGCCGCCACGGCCGGGTCATGGTCATCTGCGACAACCTGCGCCACAAGCAGCGCCAGGGCTGA
- the rpsM gene encoding 30S ribosomal protein S13, with protein MARLAGVDLPREKRVEVALTYVFGIGRTLSQQTLAATGVNPNTRVRDLAEEDLVKIREYVDNNLKTEGDLRREIQADIRRKVEIGCYQGLRHRRGLPVHGQRTSTNARTRKGPRRAIAGKKKPGKK; from the coding sequence ATGGCACGCCTCGCAGGCGTTGATCTCCCGCGCGAAAAGCGTGTGGAGGTCGCCCTCACCTACGTCTTCGGTATCGGGCGGACGCTCTCGCAGCAGACCCTCGCCGCCACCGGCGTGAACCCGAACACCCGGGTCCGCGACCTGGCCGAGGAAGACCTCGTCAAGATCCGCGAGTACGTCGACAACAACCTCAAGACCGAGGGTGACCTCCGTCGCGAGATCCAGGCCGACATCCGCCGCAAGGTCGAGATCGGCTGCTACCAGGGTCTGCGTCACCGCCGCGGTCTGCCGGTGCACGGTCAGCGCACCAGCACGAACGCCCGTACCCGCAAGGGTCCGCGTCGCGCGATCGCCGGCAAGAAGAAGCCGGGCAAGAAGTAG
- the rpsK gene encoding 30S ribosomal protein S11: MPPKGRTAGAKKVRRKEKKNVAHGHAHIKSTFNNTIVSITDPTGNVISWASAGHVGFKGSRKSTPFAAQMAAESAARRAQEHGMRKVDVFVKGPGSGRETAIRSLQATGLEVGSIQDVTPTPHNGCRPPKRRRV, from the coding sequence ATGCCTCCGAAGGGCCGTACGGCCGGCGCCAAGAAGGTGCGCCGCAAGGAGAAGAAGAACGTCGCCCACGGGCACGCTCACATCAAGAGCACGTTCAACAACACGATCGTCTCGATCACCGACCCGACCGGGAACGTGATCTCTTGGGCCTCTGCCGGCCACGTCGGCTTCAAGGGCTCGCGCAAGTCCACCCCCTTCGCCGCGCAGATGGCCGCCGAGTCGGCCGCCCGCCGCGCGCAGGAGCACGGCATGCGCAAGGTCGACGTCTTCGTGAAGGGCCCGGGCTCGGGCCGCGAGACGGCCATCCGTTCGCTGCAGGCGACCGGTCTTGAGGTCGGCTCCATCCAGGACGTCACCCCCACCCCGCACAACGGATGCCGCCCGCCCAAGCGTCGCCGCGTCTGA
- the rpsD gene encoding 30S ribosomal protein S4 — MARYTGADCKRCRREKQKLFLKGSKCESAKCPIEIRPYPPGEHGRGRTKDSEYLLQLREKQKCSRIYGVLEKQFVNYYKEANQKTGKTGENLLRILETRLDNVVYRAGFAKSRDHARQLVRHGHIQVNGRKTDIPSARVAVNDIIEVRTGSRTLTPFEVAKAEAGEKTVPAWLEAIPSQLRILVHSLPERQVIDTQVQEQLIVELYSK; from the coding sequence ATGGCGCGATACACCGGGGCCGACTGCAAGCGTTGCCGTCGGGAGAAGCAGAAGCTCTTCCTCAAGGGGAGCAAGTGCGAGAGCGCGAAGTGCCCGATCGAGATCCGTCCTTACCCCCCGGGTGAGCACGGTCGCGGGCGCACCAAGGACAGCGAGTACCTGCTCCAGCTTCGCGAGAAGCAGAAGTGCAGCCGCATCTACGGTGTCCTTGAGAAGCAGTTCGTGAACTACTACAAGGAAGCGAACCAGAAGACCGGCAAGACCGGTGAGAACCTTCTGCGCATCCTTGAGACCCGCCTCGACAACGTGGTCTACCGGGCCGGCTTCGCCAAGTCCCGCGACCACGCCCGTCAGCTGGTGCGTCACGGACACATCCAGGTCAACGGCCGCAAGACCGACATCCCGTCGGCCCGCGTCGCCGTGAACGACATCATCGAGGTCCGCACGGGCTCCAGGACCCTGACCCCCTTCGAGGTGGCCAAGGCGGAGGCCGGCGAGAAGACCGTCCCGGCGTGGCTGGAGGCGATCCCCTCGCAGCTGCGGATCCTCGTGCACAGCCTGCCCGAGCGCCAGGTGATCGACACCCAGGTGCAGGAGCAGCTGATCGTTGAGCTCTACTCCAAGTAA
- a CDS encoding DNA-directed RNA polymerase subunit alpha encodes MLIAQRPSLTEEVVDEYRSRFVIEPLEPGFGYTLGNSLRRTLLSSIPGAAVTSIRIDGVLHEFTTVPGVKEDVTDLILNIKQLVVSSEHDEPVVMYLRKQGPGLVTAADIAPPAGVEVHNPDLVLATLNGKGKLEMELTVERGRGYVSAVQNKQVGQEIGRIPVDSIYSPVLKVTYKVEATRVEQRTDFDKLIVDVETKQAMRPRDAMASAGKTLVELFGLARELNIDAEGIDMGPSPTDAALAADLALPIEELELTVRSYNCLKREGIHSVGELVARSEADLLDIRNFGAKSIDEVKAKLAGMGLALKDSPPGFDPTAAADAFGADDDADAGFVETEQY; translated from the coding sequence ATGCTGATTGCTCAGCGCCCCTCGTTGACCGAAGAGGTCGTCGACGAATACCGCTCCCGGTTCGTGATCGAGCCGCTGGAGCCGGGCTTCGGCTACACCCTCGGCAACTCCCTGCGCCGGACGCTTCTCTCCTCGATCCCGGGTGCGGCGGTCACGTCCATCCGCATCGACGGTGTCCTGCACGAGTTCACCACCGTGCCGGGCGTCAAGGAGGACGTCACCGACCTGATCCTCAACATCAAGCAGCTGGTCGTCTCCTCGGAGCACGACGAGCCGGTCGTGATGTACCTGCGCAAGCAGGGCCCGGGTCTGGTCACCGCCGCCGACATCGCGCCGCCGGCCGGTGTCGAGGTGCACAACCCCGACCTGGTCCTCGCCACGCTCAACGGCAAGGGCAAGCTGGAGATGGAGCTGACCGTCGAGCGCGGTCGCGGCTACGTCTCCGCCGTGCAGAACAAGCAGGTCGGCCAGGAGATCGGCCGGATCCCGGTCGACTCGATCTACTCGCCGGTGCTCAAGGTCACGTACAAGGTCGAGGCGACCCGTGTCGAGCAGCGGACCGACTTCGACAAGCTGATCGTCGACGTCGAGACCAAGCAGGCCATGCGCCCGCGCGACGCCATGGCGTCGGCCGGCAAGACCCTCGTCGAGCTCTTCGGCCTGGCCCGTGAGCTGAACATCGACGCCGAGGGCATCGACATGGGCCCGTCCCCGACGGACGCCGCCCTGGCCGCCGACCTGGCGCTGCCGATCGAGGAGCTGGAGCTCACCGTCCGCTCCTACAACTGCCTCAAGCGTGAGGGCATCCACTCGGTGGGCGAGCTGGTGGCCCGCTCCGAGGCGGACCTGCTCGACATCCGCAACTTCGGCGCGAAGTCGATCGACGAGGTCAAGGCGAAGCTGGCCGGCATGGGCCTGGCGCTCAAGGACAGCCCGCCCGGATTCGACCCGACCGCCGCCGCCGACGCCTTCGGTGCGGACGACGACGCGGACGCCGGTTTCGTGGAGACCGAGCAGTACTGA
- the rplQ gene encoding 50S ribosomal protein L17, protein MPKPTKGARLGGSAAHERLMLRNLATSLFEHGRITTTEAKARRLRPYAERLVTKAKKGDLHNRRQVMELISDKSVVHTLFTEIAPRFAERPGGYTRITKIGNRRGDNAPMAVIELVEGEIAKKATVAEAEAATKRAVKESEAAAEETTEA, encoded by the coding sequence ATGCCGAAGCCCACCAAGGGTGCCCGTCTGGGCGGCAGCGCGGCTCACGAGCGTCTGATGCTGCGCAACCTGGCGACCAGCCTCTTCGAGCACGGCCGCATCACGACGACCGAGGCCAAGGCCCGTCGTCTGCGCCCGTACGCGGAGCGCCTGGTGACCAAGGCGAAGAAGGGCGACCTGCACAACCGTCGCCAGGTCATGGAGCTGATCTCGGACAAGAGCGTCGTGCACACGCTCTTCACGGAGATCGCCCCGCGCTTCGCGGAGCGTCCGGGTGGCTACACCCGCATCACCAAGATCGGTAACCGTCGTGGCGACAACGCCCCGATGGCGGTCATCGAGCTGGTCGAGGGCGAGATCGCCAAGAAGGCGACCGTCGCCGAGGCCGAGGCCGCGACCAAGCGCGCGGTGAAGGAGTCCGAGGCTGCGGCCGAGGAGACCACCGAAGCCTGA
- the truA gene encoding tRNA pseudouridine(38-40) synthase TruA — protein sequence MSDEVEPGFVRVRLDLSYDGAEFSGWAKQRERRTVQGELEDAIRTVTRSPEAYELTVAGRTDAGVHARGQVAHVDLPAELWAEHADKLLRRLAGRLPKDVRVWRVAEAPYGFNARFSAIWRRYAYRVTDHHGGVDPLLRGHVLWHDWDLDVEAMNAASRPLLGEHDFAAYCKRREGATTIRTLQELSWERGADGIITATVRADAFCHNMVRSLVGAMLFVGDGHRPVEWPAKVLAAGVRDSAVHVVRPHGLTLEEVGYPADELLMARNKEARNKRSLPGAGCC from the coding sequence GTGAGTGATGAAGTGGAGCCCGGTTTCGTCCGGGTGCGGCTGGACCTGTCGTACGACGGCGCGGAGTTCTCCGGATGGGCCAAGCAGCGTGAACGGCGTACGGTCCAGGGCGAGTTGGAGGACGCGATCCGGACCGTGACACGGTCGCCGGAGGCGTATGAGCTCACCGTCGCCGGGCGGACGGACGCGGGGGTGCACGCGCGGGGGCAGGTGGCGCATGTGGACCTGCCGGCGGAGCTGTGGGCCGAGCACGCGGACAAGCTGCTGCGGCGGCTGGCCGGGCGGCTGCCGAAGGACGTCCGGGTGTGGCGGGTCGCCGAGGCGCCGTACGGGTTCAACGCGCGGTTCTCGGCGATCTGGCGGCGGTACGCGTACCGGGTCACCGATCACCACGGGGGCGTCGACCCGCTGCTGCGCGGGCACGTGCTGTGGCACGACTGGGACCTGGACGTCGAGGCGATGAACGCGGCCTCCCGGCCGCTGCTCGGGGAGCACGACTTCGCGGCCTACTGCAAGCGGCGGGAGGGCGCGACCACGATCCGCACGCTCCAGGAGCTGAGCTGGGAGCGGGGCGCGGACGGGATCATCACGGCGACGGTGCGGGCCGATGCGTTCTGCCACAACATGGTGCGCTCGCTGGTGGGCGCGATGCTGTTCGTGGGCGACGGGCACCGGCCGGTGGAGTGGCCGGCGAAGGTGCTGGCCGCGGGGGTGCGGGACTCCGCCGTCCACGTCGTACGGCCGCACGGGCTGACGCTGGAGGAGGTCGGGTACCCGGCCGACGAGCTGCTGATGGCGCGCAACAAGGAGGCGCGCAACAAGCGGTCCCTGCCGGGCGCAGGCTGCTGCTGA
- a CDS encoding ABC-F family ATP-binding cassette domain-containing protein has translation MGHLEAAHLEYYLPDGRALLGDVSFRVGEGASVALVGANGAGKTTLLRLIAGELEPHGGTVAVGGGLGVMPQFVGSVQDERTVRDLLVSVAHPRIRQAAAAVDAAEEAIMTRDDEAAQMAYAQALSDWAEARGYEAETAWDICTTAALGLPYEKAQWRQVRTLSGGQQKRLVLESLLRGTDEVLLLDEPDNYLDVPGKRWLEEQLRQTRKTVLFVSHDRELLARAAEKIISVEPGPAGSDVWVHGGGFATYHEARRERFARFEELRRRWDEKHAQLKKLVVSLRQAASVSHELASRYAAAQTRLRKFEEAGPPPEPPREQEITMRLRGGRTGVRAVTCEGLELTGLMRPFDLEVFYGERVAVLGSNGSGKSHFLRLLAGDTQNPVAHSGAWKLGARVVAGHFAQTHAHPELMGRTLLDVLWTEHARNQGQAMSVLRRYELEKQAEQRFERLSGGQQARFQILLLELSGATALLLDEPTDNLDLESAEALQEGLEAYEGTVLAVTHDRWFARSFDRFLVFGADGTVRETAQPVWDEARGRPRA, from the coding sequence ATGGGACATCTGGAAGCCGCGCACCTGGAGTACTACCTGCCGGACGGGAGGGCTCTCCTGGGGGATGTGTCCTTCCGGGTGGGGGAGGGCGCTTCGGTGGCGCTGGTGGGGGCCAACGGCGCGGGCAAGACGACCCTGCTGCGGCTGATCGCGGGCGAGCTGGAGCCGCACGGCGGGACGGTCGCGGTCGGCGGTGGGCTGGGCGTGATGCCGCAGTTCGTGGGGTCCGTACAGGACGAGCGGACGGTGCGGGACCTGCTGGTGTCGGTCGCGCACCCGCGGATCCGCCAGGCGGCGGCAGCGGTGGACGCGGCCGAAGAGGCGATCATGACGCGTGACGACGAGGCCGCGCAGATGGCCTATGCGCAGGCACTCAGCGACTGGGCCGAGGCGCGCGGCTACGAGGCCGAGACGGCCTGGGACATCTGCACCACGGCGGCGCTGGGGCTGCCGTACGAGAAGGCGCAGTGGCGCCAGGTGCGCACGCTCTCCGGGGGCCAGCAGAAGCGGCTGGTGCTGGAGTCGCTGCTGCGCGGTACGGACGAGGTGCTGCTGCTGGACGAGCCGGACAACTACCTGGACGTGCCGGGCAAGCGGTGGCTGGAGGAGCAGCTGCGGCAGACCCGTAAGACGGTGCTGTTCGTCTCGCACGACCGGGAGCTGCTGGCCCGCGCCGCGGAGAAGATCATCAGCGTCGAGCCGGGGCCTGCGGGGTCCGACGTCTGGGTGCACGGCGGCGGCTTCGCCACCTACCACGAGGCTCGCCGGGAGCGCTTCGCGCGCTTCGAGGAGCTGCGGCGGCGCTGGGACGAGAAGCACGCGCAGCTGAAGAAGCTGGTGGTCTCGCTGCGGCAGGCCGCGTCGGTCAGCCACGAGCTGGCGTCGCGGTACGCCGCGGCGCAGACCCGGCTGCGGAAGTTCGAGGAGGCCGGCCCGCCGCCGGAGCCGCCGCGCGAGCAGGAGATCACCATGCGGCTGCGCGGCGGGCGCACCGGCGTCCGGGCGGTGACCTGCGAGGGCCTGGAACTGACCGGCCTGATGCGGCCCTTCGACCTGGAGGTGTTCTACGGGGAGCGGGTGGCCGTCCTGGGCTCGAACGGCTCGGGGAAGTCGCACTTCCTGCGGCTGCTGGCCGGGGACACGCAGAACCCGGTCGCGCACTCCGGTGCCTGGAAGCTGGGCGCCCGGGTCGTCGCCGGGCACTTCGCGCAGACGCATGCGCACCCCGAGCTGATGGGCCGCACCCTGCTCGACGTGCTGTGGACCGAGCACGCCAGGAACCAGGGCCAGGCGATGTCCGTACTGCGCCGCTACGAGCTGGAGAAGCAGGCCGAGCAGCGCTTCGAGCGGCTGTCCGGCGGACAGCAGGCGCGCTTCCAGATCCTGCTGCTGGAGCTGTCCGGGGCGACCGCGCTGCTCCTGGACGAGCCGACCGACAACCTGGACCTGGAGTCCGCGGAGGCGCTCCAGGAGGGGCTGGAGGCGTACGAGGGGACGGTGCTGGCGGTGACCCACGACCGGTGGTTCGCGCGGTCCTTCGACCGGTTCCTGGTGTTCGGCGCGGACGGGACCGTACGGGAGACGGCTCAGCCGGTGTGGGACGAGGCGCGGGGCCGCCCCAGGGCGTGA
- a CDS encoding glycosyltransferase family 87 protein — translation MSAEDPVKSGKSAKPGKPVISVELVGEAAEGPAEGSALAAWLRGRASWGLRSVAGGLLAVLVWELHRTSPTLGMDNDFVVRAARALLDGGAPYADKRFLYLPSAVLAAVPEALLGTRELRLLVPVAGAAAVLAGWWASLRIFRVGAGSRLAALGVAGLVFFEPLRNVANIGNWTLASVVALPAAVLCAARGRWTAAGAVVGCALAVKPMLVPLLLLFVLARRGRALAVAAGIPVAASVAAALVMPRPGMFFTHTLPFLLRGQDAFARPYDASVGMVLTRLGVPAPLAYGVAVLAAAVGLGCARVRWRRADAGPRRLVETAAMLMLAAFLVSRPSFDHYLLVVLGPLLASVVVAGSVPRTAWFWCALVPQVSGFAWPHLEAIQRRAFRDAAALWLLAGATAWTCAGRGRAPLAAGGSAGEPAGGREPVRDAF, via the coding sequence ATGAGTGCGGAGGATCCGGTCAAGTCAGGCAAGTCCGCCAAGCCGGGCAAGCCTGTCATTTCAGTCGAGTTGGTGGGGGAGGCGGCGGAGGGGCCTGCGGAGGGGTCGGCCCTTGCGGCGTGGCTGCGCGGGCGGGCCTCGTGGGGGCTGCGGTCGGTGGCCGGCGGGCTGCTGGCGGTGCTGGTCTGGGAGCTGCACCGGACCAGCCCGACGCTGGGGATGGACAACGACTTCGTCGTCCGGGCCGCGCGGGCGCTGCTGGACGGCGGGGCCCCGTACGCCGACAAGCGGTTCCTCTACCTGCCGAGCGCGGTGCTCGCGGCGGTGCCCGAGGCGCTGCTGGGTACGCGGGAGCTGCGGCTGCTGGTGCCGGTGGCCGGGGCGGCGGCGGTGCTGGCCGGATGGTGGGCGTCGCTGCGGATCTTCCGGGTGGGCGCGGGCAGCCGGCTGGCGGCGCTGGGGGTGGCGGGGCTGGTGTTCTTCGAGCCGCTGCGCAACGTGGCGAACATCGGGAACTGGACGCTGGCGTCGGTGGTGGCGCTGCCGGCGGCGGTGCTCTGCGCGGCGCGCGGGCGGTGGACGGCGGCCGGTGCGGTGGTCGGGTGCGCGCTGGCGGTCAAGCCGATGCTGGTGCCGCTGCTGCTGCTCTTCGTCCTCGCCCGGCGCGGGCGGGCGCTGGCGGTGGCGGCCGGGATCCCGGTGGCGGCGTCGGTGGCGGCGGCGCTGGTGATGCCGCGGCCGGGGATGTTCTTCACGCACACACTGCCGTTCCTGCTCCGCGGGCAGGACGCCTTCGCCCGGCCGTACGACGCCTCGGTGGGGATGGTGCTGACGCGGCTGGGGGTGCCGGCGCCGCTCGCGTACGGGGTCGCGGTGCTCGCGGCGGCGGTCGGGCTGGGGTGCGCCCGGGTGCGGTGGCGGCGCGCCGACGCCGGGCCGCGGCGGCTGGTGGAGACCGCGGCGATGCTGATGCTGGCGGCCTTCCTCGTCTCCAGGCCGTCCTTCGACCACTATCTGCTGGTGGTGCTGGGGCCGCTGCTGGCGTCGGTGGTGGTGGCCGGGTCGGTGCCGCGGACGGCCTGGTTCTGGTGCGCGCTGGTGCCGCAGGTCTCCGGCTTCGCGTGGCCGCACCTGGAGGCGATCCAGCGGCGGGCCTTCAGGGACGCGGCGGCGCTGTGGCTGCTGGCGGGGGCGACCGCGTGGACCTGCGCGGGGCGCGGGCGGGCGCCGCTGGCGGCGGGCGGGTCAGCGGGTGAGCCGGCGGGGGGCCGGGAGCCGGTCCGGGACGCGTTTTGA
- the rplM gene encoding 50S ribosomal protein L13, whose protein sequence is MRTFSPKPGDVQRQWHIIDAQDVVLGRLASQAASLLRGKHKPVYAPHVDTGDFVIIINADKVHLSGNKKTQKMAYRHSGYPGGLRSVRYDELLAKSPEKAVEKAIKGMLPKNTLGRQMLSKLKVYAGAQHPHAAQQPVPFEITQVAQ, encoded by the coding sequence GTGCGTACGTTCAGCCCCAAGCCCGGCGATGTTCAGCGCCAGTGGCACATCATTGACGCGCAGGACGTTGTCCTGGGCCGTCTGGCCAGCCAGGCCGCGTCCCTTCTCCGGGGCAAGCACAAGCCGGTTTACGCCCCTCACGTTGACACCGGTGACTTCGTCATCATCATCAACGCCGACAAGGTGCACCTGTCCGGCAACAAGAAGACCCAGAAGATGGCTTACCGCCACTCCGGCTACCCGGGTGGTCTGCGCTCCGTCCGCTACGACGAGCTGCTGGCCAAGAGCCCCGAGAAGGCCGTCGAGAAGGCCATCAAGGGCATGCTCCCCAAGAACACCCTCGGCCGTCAGATGCTCTCGAAGCTGAAGGTCTACGCGGGCGCCCAGCACCCGCACGCTGCGCAGCAGCCGGTCCCGTTCGAGATCACCCAGGTCGCGCAGTAA
- the rpsI gene encoding 30S ribosomal protein S9, with product MAETTPETPLDEVEVEQYTTETEVPLEGDYTSESVASRFGDPQPAAGLGRRKNAIARVRIVPGTGKWKINGRTLEGYFPNKVHQQEVNEPFKVLELDDRYDVIARISGGGISGQAGALRLGVARALNEADVDANRPALKKAGFLKRDDRAVERKKAGLKKARKAPQYSKR from the coding sequence GTGGCTGAGACCACCCCCGAGACCCCGCTGGACGAGGTCGAGGTCGAGCAGTACACCACCGAGACCGAGGTTCCGCTGGAGGGCGACTACACCTCCGAGTCCGTCGCCTCCCGCTTCGGTGACCCGCAGCCGGCCGCCGGCCTGGGCCGCCGCAAGAACGCCATCGCCCGCGTCCGGATCGTCCCGGGCACCGGCAAGTGGAAGATCAACGGCCGCACCCTTGAGGGCTACTTCCCCAACAAGGTGCACCAGCAGGAAGTCAACGAGCCCTTCAAGGTGCTCGAGCTCGACGACCGCTACGACGTCATCGCCCGCATCTCCGGCGGCGGCATCTCCGGCCAGGCCGGTGCGCTGCGCCTGGGCGTGGCCCGTGCGCTGAACGAGGCGGACGTGGACGCCAACCGCCCCGCCCTGAAGAAGGCCGGGTTCCTCAAGCGTGACGACCGTGCGGTCGAGCGCAAGAAGGCCGGTCTCAAGAAGGCCCGCAAGGCGCCTCAGTACAGCAAGCGCTAA
- the glmM gene encoding phosphoglucosamine mutase, which produces MGRLFGTDGVRGVANADLTAELALGLSVAAAHVLAEAGSFEGHRPVAVVGRDPRASGEFLEAAVVAGLASAGVDVLRVGVLPTPAVAYLTGSLGADLGVMLSASHNPMPDNGIKFFARGGHKLADELEDRIEQTYRAHSSGEPWERPTGAGVGRVTDYDEGFDKYVAHLVGVLPNRLDGLNIVIDGAHGAAARVSPEAFARAGAEVVTIGTEPDGLNINAACGSTHLDKLRAAVVEHGADLGVAHDGDADRCLAVDRDGNEIDGDQILAVLALGMREAGTLRKNTVVATVMSNLGFKLAMEREGIDFVQTAVGDRYVLEEMKAHGYALGGEQSGHVIVLDHATTGDGTLTGLMLAARVAATGRSLAELAGVMERLPQILINVPDVDKSRVASSPELSAAVADAERELGATGRVLLRPSGTEPLVRVMVEAADIEQARSVAGRLADAVKSALG; this is translated from the coding sequence GTGGGACGACTCTTCGGCACGGACGGAGTGCGCGGCGTCGCCAATGCGGATCTCACGGCGGAGCTGGCGCTCGGCCTGTCGGTCGCGGCGGCGCATGTGCTGGCCGAGGCAGGCAGCTTTGAAGGGCACCGGCCGGTGGCGGTGGTCGGTCGCGATCCGCGGGCGTCGGGGGAGTTCCTGGAAGCGGCGGTGGTGGCCGGTCTGGCCAGCGCCGGTGTCGATGTGCTGAGGGTGGGCGTGCTGCCGACCCCGGCGGTGGCGTATCTGACGGGTTCGCTCGGCGCGGACCTGGGCGTGATGCTCTCCGCCAGCCACAACCCGATGCCCGACAACGGCATCAAGTTCTTCGCCCGCGGCGGCCACAAGCTCGCCGACGAGCTGGAGGACCGGATCGAGCAGACCTACCGCGCGCACAGCTCCGGTGAGCCGTGGGAGCGGCCGACCGGCGCCGGCGTCGGCCGGGTCACCGACTACGACGAGGGGTTCGACAAGTACGTCGCGCACCTGGTCGGCGTGCTGCCCAACCGCCTGGACGGGCTGAACATCGTCATCGACGGTGCGCACGGCGCGGCGGCGCGGGTCTCGCCCGAGGCGTTCGCGCGGGCCGGCGCCGAGGTCGTCACCATCGGCACCGAGCCGGACGGCCTGAACATCAACGCCGCCTGCGGCTCGACGCACCTCGACAAGCTCCGGGCCGCCGTCGTCGAGCACGGTGCGGACCTGGGTGTCGCGCACGACGGCGACGCGGACCGCTGCCTGGCCGTGGACCGCGACGGCAACGAGATCGACGGCGACCAGATCCTGGCCGTCCTGGCGCTCGGCATGCGCGAGGCCGGGACGCTGCGCAAGAACACCGTCGTCGCCACCGTGATGTCCAACCTGGGCTTCAAGCTGGCGATGGAGCGCGAGGGCATCGACTTCGTGCAGACCGCGGTCGGCGACCGGTACGTGCTGGAGGAGATGAAGGCCCACGGCTACGCGCTGGGCGGTGAGCAGTCCGGGCACGTCATCGTGCTGGACCACGCCACGACCGGCGACGGCACGCTGACCGGTCTGATGCTGGCGGCCCGGGTCGCGGCGACCGGGCGGTCGCTGGCCGAGCTGGCGGGCGTCATGGAGCGGCTGCCGCAGATCCTCATCAACGTCCCCGACGTCGACAAGTCGCGGGTGGCCAGCTCGCCCGAGCTGTCCGCGGCGGTCGCCGATGCGGAGCGCGAACTGGGCGCGACCGGGCGGGTGTTGCTGCGCCCCTCGGGCACCGAGCCGCTGGTGCGGGTGATGGTCGAGGCGGCGGACATCGAGCAGGCGCGGTCGGTGGCCGGCCGGCTGGCCGACGCGGTCAAGTCCGCGCTGGGCTAG
- the coaA gene encoding type I pantothenate kinase: MPLTTDPQQRRRAERSPYVDLTRAEWSALREKTPLPLTADEVERLRGLGDVIDLDEVRDVYLPLSRLLNLYVGATSNLRGALNTFLGDAGGGHGSQPGTPFVIGVAGSVAVGKSTTARLLQALLARWPEHPRVELVTTDGFLFPNAELHRRGLMSRKGFPESYDRRALTRFVADVKSGKAEVTAPVYSHLIYDIVPGERLAVHRPDILIVEGLNVLQPALPGKDGRTRLGLADFFDFSVYVDARTEDIEQWYLGRFRKLRETAFQNPFSYFRKYTQVSEDEALDYARMTWRTINKPNLQQNVAPTRGRANLVLRKGSDHKVQRLSLRKL; this comes from the coding sequence GTGCCCCTGACGACGGATCCGCAGCAACGACGCCGCGCCGAACGCTCCCCGTACGTCGATCTGACGCGCGCGGAGTGGAGCGCCCTGCGGGAGAAGACCCCGCTGCCCCTGACCGCCGACGAGGTCGAGCGGCTGCGCGGCCTGGGCGACGTCATCGACCTCGACGAGGTACGCGACGTCTACCTGCCGCTGTCCCGACTGCTCAACCTCTACGTGGGCGCCACCAGCAACCTGCGCGGCGCCCTCAACACCTTCCTGGGCGACGCGGGAGGCGGCCACGGCTCCCAGCCCGGCACCCCGTTCGTCATAGGGGTCGCGGGCAGCGTCGCGGTCGGCAAGTCCACCACCGCCCGGCTCCTCCAGGCGCTGCTGGCCCGCTGGCCCGAGCACCCGCGGGTCGAGCTGGTCACCACCGACGGCTTCCTCTTTCCCAACGCCGAACTGCACCGGCGCGGCCTGATGTCCCGCAAGGGCTTCCCGGAGTCGTACGACCGCCGGGCGCTGACCCGCTTCGTCGCCGACGTGAAGTCCGGGAAGGCCGAGGTCACCGCGCCCGTCTACTCGCACCTCATCTACGACATCGTGCCCGGCGAGCGACTGGCCGTGCACCGGCCCGACATCCTCATCGTCGAGGGCCTCAACGTCCTCCAGCCGGCCCTCCCCGGCAAGGACGGCCGCACCCGCCTGGGCCTCGCCGACTTCTTCGACTTCTCCGTCTACGTGGACGCCCGCACCGAGGACATCGAGCAGTGGTACCTCGGCCGGTTCCGCAAGCTGCGCGAGACCGCCTTCCAGAACCCGTTCTCGTACTTCCGCAAGTACACCCAGGTCTCCGAGGACGAGGCCCTCGACTACGCCCGCATGACCTGGCGCACCATCAACAAGCCCAACCTCCAGCAGAACGTCGCCCCCACCCGGGGCCGCGCGAACCTGGTCCTGCGCAAGGGGTCCGACCACAAGGTCCAGCGGCTGTCGCTGCGCAAGCTCTGA